Proteins from a single region of Synchiropus splendidus isolate RoL2022-P1 chromosome 3, RoL_Sspl_1.0, whole genome shotgun sequence:
- the dlec1 gene encoding deleted in lung and esophageal cancer protein 1 isoform X1: MLRQSENALVDSPQDSPTPASGTSLDLSQALASIFKHLYAKQNDRKILANLSAKKMEEGDYHQKLSEELEKVQMEHNQTIETINMLERHISDASEQAAERENEDLKRMKEAIGENSKHEDLIAVEAAFPLFVNNDLLHNHNLISPRDYLPKQKTRVKPPPPIKHDPAKPTISFLMLINKAPPDGSSPVLPSTDKNIPDLGKSKGSPESCISAPKTRNLNIRKPRQKWKEEASEKDIERLKYVTQGHYFLRNPRFLPPSAQQSVKPLLLTKAKEVKMDASTGKEADRPSLSPLFVANPQVVVFTNYSVGRMYEVTLELKNVTASSRHVRVIAPTTPHFSISLGKFPGDCGVVAPGMCCKYIVRFTPDSLSYFEDYIVVESQAEQELVVPITARRPPPVLSLPRVLDCGCCLIGGVKFVEFYCENIGLSPGTFCIMPKKQWPASNLRSMAHSFFSEQPPFAISPSLFALEPKEAITVEVVFFPSSVERSSQTFTVVCDNCEVKDICIQGEGQCIALELLSDNEEKNSSVKEEVHDLTAEHFIRFDPCNPHAAQHKKLVVRNNVHLELPFHWQVMNPNLPPLPPEEFLELHHLQFHQTSGDVFSISPETGILAPCQDQEFVLTFFPKELKDYHSVCHLVLRDVPELPQELSDNSGLQTVRTGSKVNDVIAMEIEVKGSTEPFQILLEPYAVIIPGEHYILTTFRRQFRMWNNSKTRVVFKWERISDCHIIEVEPPTGKIEENECFDFLLLVTGGKPEKVATSLVCNVEHHPDPIKMYIEVAFKGPTVTTNTPTVDFGLLKLGEKSQTTLLFTNTTHLEASWSLEEIQNNQPVKAKSQILLEPRRGVLPPLGSCYVNVVFTPVSCQHFKSELQLSVKNGTGCNLLLQADVQSPHMCLLNCELALSGLYVGVQSKGAVTLYNQTLLPSKFSWKAKLQGRQASLCTTSFEPSSGSLGPNARQEITVHFTTHTDVDLTDIAALCDVEGVNTPLVLRIMASKTKTLSISYSLPSSDVNNPCPSTLMLDFGEDVVLNRPVTRQLMMTNHTAISAVFALEAEYFICNTSKPNNHTEKRYSKKPLHSVQAKRIEEKEQKEFVDNLLANGKGAAFLIQPKSGTLGPFATQTVEVTAYSEMWGEYRDNLICKAGTLEPTVIPMQMTVKGCPLYFQMTGPRPDDQNQGPILQFGTHLSGGDTVSRSLRINNPSMFDIRMDWETYNIEDDNKQLVDVLISYGETFPLKDADGNEVIVASSEGPPRNAGTTTHAQTVCTDSSCSTPKSLTDMVEESKDGDDSKTPLYTCPAGKQLFSIHIRPHVGKVSDYPYCITPQQIVIKAKSSSTIYVSFTPLTLLGSDEARCVGRAHGYMSLDLQRAVCVPGKVVRTQALEVDPVRIDFHAIVKPAVLVHEIEGDMGVLEFYATSSDLLKGGPGRELQDFTVTESFQLKNTTEMPLYFNLETQPPFSVLKQQPRARNISSSQTCSSHSQYLVVQPKYIMQVKVTFHCSVSFLDYADRVDDEVPPWVSLIRSESGQRKLRFQQNLLIHYSNDSLQSVPLCAYLSLMTLRLSPEHIDFGACYVGQPQTKEVILHSDGASSWKSVIESDTGDSGVFEVLPDIGFLKYKKVLVPTYSQRLQISFTASEDREFKATVVIRSPLVKTPLILQLQGTGSLDEELKSEHSSLWH; this comes from the exons ATGTTGAGACAGTCAGAAAACGCACTGGTCGACTCGCCACAGGACTCTCCAACACCAGCGTCAGGAACGTCCCTG GACCTGTCTCAAGCACTCGCCAGTATTTTCAAGCATCTTTATGCCAAGCAAAATGACAGAAAGATTTTGGCCAATCTCTCTGCCAAAAAGATGGAAGAAGGTGACTACCATCAAAAATTATCCGAAGAGCTTGAAAAG GTGCAAATGGAACACAACCAAACCATTGAAACGATAAACATGTTGGAGAGGCATATTAGTGATGCGAGTGAACAAGCTGCAGAAAGAGAGAATGAGGATTTAAAAAGAATGAAAGAGGCGATTGGAGAGAATTCCAAACATGAGGATCTTATTGCTG TCGAAGCAGCCTTTCCCTTGTTTGTCAACAACGATCTTCTTCATAATCACAACCTAATATCACCCAGGGACTACTTGCCTAAGCAGAAAACCCGGgtgaaaccaccaccaccaa TCAAGCATGATCCTGCAAAACCGACCATCAGTTTCCTTATGCTGATAAACAAAGCACCACCGGATGGATCTTCTCCTGTGCTTCCCAGTACTGACAAAAATATTCCCGATTTGGGCAAATCCAAAGGCTCTCCAGAGTCTTGCATAAGTGCTCCCAAGACAAGGAATCTG AATATCCGTAAACCGAGGCAGAAATGGAAGGAGGAGGCAAGCGAAAAGGATATAGAGAGACTTAAATATGTGACTCAAGGGCACTACTTTCTGCGAAATCCACGCTTCCTTCCGCCAAGCGCACAGCAGAGCGTCAAGCCCCTTCTCCTGACTAAAGCGAAAGAAGTGAAGATGGACGCTTCCACAGGGAAAGAGGCAGACAGGCCTAG TCTTTCTCCACTATTTGTCGCAAACCCTCAAGTGGTGGTCTTCACAAACTACAGTGTTGGGCGCATGTATGAG GTTACGCTGGAGTTAAAAAATGTGACGGCTTCTTCTCGTCATGTCAGAGTCATCGCTCCCACAACCCCTCATTTCTCCATTAGCCTTG ggaaATTTCCGGGCGACTGTGGTGTTGTTGCTCCAGGCATGTGTTGTAAATATATTGTTCGCTTCACACCAGACTCCCTCTCTTATTTCGAGGATTACATTGTGGTTGAGTCTCAAGCGGAGCAGGAGCTTGTTGTGCCCATCACTGCCCGACGTCCCCCTCCGGTGCTTTCCT TACCAAGAGTTTTGGACTGTGGCTGCTGTCTGATTGGTGGCGTAAAATTTGTTGAGTTCTACTGTGAAAATATCGGCCTGAGCCCTGGGACCTTCTGCATCATGCCAAAGAAGCAGTGGCCAGCCTCCAATCTCAGG TCAATGGCACACAGCTTCTTTTCTGAGCAGCCACCATTTGCAATCAGCCCGTCGCTTTTTGCCCTGGAGCCAAAAGAGGCTATCACTGTAGAG GTGGTTTTCTTTCCCTCTTCTGTGGAGAGGAGTAGCCAGACTTTCACTGTGGTTTGTGACAactgtgaagtgaaggacatcTGCATTCAAG GGGAGGGACAGTGCATTGCACTTGAGCTCTTGTCTGACAATGAGGAGAAAAACTCTTCTGTGAAGGAAGAAGTGCACGACCTCACAGCAGAGCACTTCATCCGTTTTGACCCATGTAACCCACATGCTGCGCAACACAAGAAGCTGGTTGTCAGAAACAATGT CCACTTGGAGCTGCCTTTCCACTGGCAGGTCATGAATCcaaaccttcctcctctgcctcctgagGAATTCCTGGAGCTCCACCATCTCCAGTTCCATCAGACCTCAGGAGATGTTTTCAGCATCAGCCCTGAAACTGGAATTCTAGCTCCATGTCAGGACCAAGAATTTGTCTTAACTTTCTTTCCTAAAGAG TTGAAGGATTACCACAGTGTTTGTCACCTAGTCCTGAGAGATGTGCCTGAGCTGCCCCAAGAACTGTCTGACAACAG TGGCCTCCAAACTGTCCGCACTGGATCCAAGGTCAATGATGTCATTGCCATGGAGATAGAAGTCAAGGGTTCCACAGAGCCCTTCCAGATCCTCCTAGAGCCCTATGCTGTTATTATCCCCGGTGAACACTACATTCTAACCACGTTTCGAAGACAATTCAGG ATGTGGAATAACAGTAAAACTCGGGTCGTCTTCAAGTGGGAGAGGATCAGTGACTGTCACATAATAGAAGTAGAGCCTCCTACTGGTAAAATAG AGGAGAACGAGTGTTTTGATTTTCTCTTGCTTGTGACTGGGGGGAAACCAGAGAAAGTCGCTACCAGTCTTGTCTGCAACGTAGAGCATCATCCAGATCCCATCAAGATGTACATAGAGGTGGCTTTTAAG GGTCCTACTGTGACCACAAATACTCCTACAGTGGACTTTGGGCTGCTGAAGCTTGGAGAGAAGTCCCAGACCACACTGCTCTTCACCAACACCACCCATCTGGAGGCCTCCTGGAGCCTGGAGGAGATCCAAAATAATCAGCCAGTCAAAGCAAAATCACAG ATATTGTTGGAACCAAGACGAGGCGTTCTGCCCCCCTTGGGTTCTTGCTACGTGAATGTCGTATTTACACCAGTTTCCTGCCAACACTTCAAGTCTGAATTGCAGCTCAGTGTAAAGAACGGGACAGGATG TAATCTCTTGCTGCAAGCTGATGTTCAATCTCCTCACATGTGTCTGCTGAACTGCGAGCTGGCCCTTTCTGGACTCTACGTCGGAGTACAATCCAAAGGAGCTGTGACACTTTATAACCAAACCCTGCTCCCATCTAAATTCTCATGGAAG GCGAAGCTTCAAGGTCGACAGGCATCGCTTTGTACTACCAGTTTTGAGCCATCCTCTGGAAGTCTGGGTCCCAATGCAAGACAGGAAATAACAGTGCACTTCACCACTCACACTGAT GTGGATCTGACTGACATAGCTGCTCTGTGTGATGTCGAGGGAGTAAATACTCCTCTTGTCCTCAGAATAATGGCGTCTAAAACTAAAACTCTCAGTATATCCTATTCCCTGCCCAG CAGCGATGTTAATAACCCTTGCCCCTCTACACTAATGCTTGACTTTGGAGAAGATGTGGTTTTAAACCGTCCAGTCACCAGACAGTTAATGATGACCAATCACACGGCCATTTCAGCTGTGTTTGCTTTAGAAGCAGAGTATTTTATATGTAACACGTCAAAGCCGAACAACCACACGGAGAAGAG GTACAGCAAAAAGCCCCTTCACTCAGTTCAAGCCAAAAGAatagaagaaaaagaacaaaagg AGTTTGTTGACAATCTGCTGGCTAATGGAAAAGGTGCAGCATTTCTCATTCAACCGAAATCAGGAACACTGGGACCATTTGCCACTCAAACCGTGGAGGTTACTGCCTACAGTGAAATGTGGGGGGAGTACAGAGACAACCTCATTTGCAAA GCAGGGACTCTGGAGCCCACCGTCATTCCCATGCAGATGACTGTGAAAGGCTGCCCACTCTACTTCCAGATGACAGGCCCACGTCCAGATGACCAGAACCAGGGTCCAATATTACA GTTCGGCACACATTTATCGGGAGGAGACACCGTTTCTCGATCTCTTCGAATCAATAATCCCTCCATGTTTG ATATTCGGATGGACTGGGAGACGTATAACATAGAAGACGACAACAAACAGCTGGTGGATGTTTTGATCTCGTATGGTGAAACCTTTCCTCTCAAGGACGCTGACGGCAACGAGGTGATTGTTGCTTCAAGCGAAGGTCCTCCCAGAAATGCGGGCACAACCACTCATGCCCAGACTGTCTGTACTGATTCGTCGTGTTCCACTCCGAAAAGCTTGACA GATATGGTGGAGGAGTCGAAAGATGGAGATGATTCCAAAACACCTCTGTACACCTGTCCTGCAGGGAAACAGCTCTTCTCTATTCACATCCGACCGCATGTTGGAAAAGTATCTGATTACCCATACTGCATCACTCCGCAGCAAATA GTGATCAAGGCAAAAAGCAGCAGCACCATTTATGTGTCGTTCACGCCTCTAACTCTCCTGGGATCAGATGAGGCCAGATGTGTGGGCCGGGCTCACGGATACATGAGTCTAGATTTGCAG AGGGCGGTGTGTGTTCCAGGAAAGGTCGTAAGAACTCAGGCTCTAGAAGTTGATCCTGTCAGGATTGACTTCCATGCGATCGTCAAGCCTGCGGT GCTGGTGCATGAGATAGAAGGAGACATGGGTGTGCTGGAGTTCTATGCCACATCCAGTGATCTACTCAAGGGAGGTCCTGGGAGAGAA CTGCAGGATTTTACCGTTACGGAAtcatttcagttgaaaaacacCACTGAGATGCCTTTGTACTTTAATTTAGAGACCCAGCCTCCGTTTTCCGTCCTTAAGCAGCAGCCCAGAGCCCGAAATATCTCTTCTAGTCAAACATGTTCCAGCCACAGTCAGTATCTGGTGGTGCAGCCTAAATATATTATGCAG GTGAAGGTGACATTCCACTGCTCCGTTTCTTTTCTTGACTATGCAGACCGGGTGGATGATGAGGTTCCACCTTGGGTGTCTTTGATCCGCAGTGAAAGTGGACAGAGGAAACTGAGGTTCCAGCAAAATCTCCTCATCCACTACAGCAACGACAGCCTGCAG TCTGTTCCGCTGTGTGCTTATCTGAGTCTGATGACGCTGCGTCTCTCCCCCGAACACATTGACTTTGGTGCTTGTTATGTGGGACAGCCACAGACCAAAGAGGTTATTCTCCATAGCGACGGAGCTTCATCCTGGAAATCTGTCATAG AGTCGGACACGGGTGATTCCGGCGTGTTTGAAGTTCTACCAGACATCGGATTcttgaaatacaaaaaagtcCTTGTCCCTACCTACAGCCAGCGACTTCAGATCAGCTTCACTGCCAG TGAGGACAGAGAGTTCAAGGCCACGGTGGTGATCAGGTCTCCGCTGGTGAAAACCCCACTTATTCTGCAGCTGCAGGGAACTGGATCCTTGGATGAAGAGTTAAAATCAGAACATTCTAGTTTATGGCATTAG
- the dlec1 gene encoding deleted in lung and esophageal cancer protein 1 isoform X2: MLRQSENALVDSPQDSPTPASGTSLDLSQALASIFKHLYAKQNDRKILANLSAKKMEEGDYHQKLSEELEKVQMEHNQTIETINMLERHISDASEQAAERENEDLKRMKEAIGENSKHEDLIAVEAAFPLFVNNDLLHNHNLISPRDYLPKQKTRVKPPPPIKHDPAKPTISFLMLINKAPPDGSSPVLPSTDKNIPDLGKSKGSPESCISAPKTRNLNIRKPRQKWKEEASEKDIERLKYVTQGHYFLRNPRFLPPSAQQSVKPLLLTKAKEVKMDASTGKEADRPSLSPLFVANPQVVVFTNYSVGRMYEVTLELKNVTASSRHVRVIAPTTPHFSISLGKFPGDCGVVAPGMCCKYIVRFTPDSLSYFEDYIVVESQAEQELVVPITARRPPPVLSLPRVLDCGCCLIGGVKFVEFYCENIGLSPGTFCIMPKKQWPASNLRSMAHSFFSEQPPFAISPSLFALEPKEAITVEVVFFPSSVERSSQTFTVVCDNCEVKDICIQGEGQCIALELLSDNEEKNSSVKEEVHDLTAEHFIRFDPCNPHAAQHKKLVVRNNVHLELPFHWQVMNPNLPPLPPEEFLELHHLQFHQTSGDVFSISPETGILAPCQDQEFVLTFFPKELKDYHSVCHLVLRDVPELPQELSDNSGLQTVRTGSKVNDVIAMEIEVKGSTEPFQILLEPYAVIIPGEHYILTTFRRQFRMWNNSKTRVVFKWERISDCHIIEVEPPTGKIEENECFDFLLLVTGGKPEKVATSLVCNVEHHPDPIKMYIEVAFKGPTVTTNTPTVDFGLLKLGEKSQTTLLFTNTTHLEASWSLEEIQNNQPVKAKSQILLEPRRGVLPPLGSCYVNVVFTPVSCQHFKSELQLSVKNGTGCNLLLQADVQSPHMCLLNCELALSGLYVGVQSKGAVTLYNQTLLPSKFSWKAKLQGRQASLCTTSFEPSSGSLGPNARQEITVHFTTHTDVDLTDIAALCDVEGVNTPLVLRIMASKTKTLSISYSLPSDVNNPCPSTLMLDFGEDVVLNRPVTRQLMMTNHTAISAVFALEAEYFICNTSKPNNHTEKRYSKKPLHSVQAKRIEEKEQKEFVDNLLANGKGAAFLIQPKSGTLGPFATQTVEVTAYSEMWGEYRDNLICKAGTLEPTVIPMQMTVKGCPLYFQMTGPRPDDQNQGPILQFGTHLSGGDTVSRSLRINNPSMFDIRMDWETYNIEDDNKQLVDVLISYGETFPLKDADGNEVIVASSEGPPRNAGTTTHAQTVCTDSSCSTPKSLTDMVEESKDGDDSKTPLYTCPAGKQLFSIHIRPHVGKVSDYPYCITPQQIVIKAKSSSTIYVSFTPLTLLGSDEARCVGRAHGYMSLDLQRAVCVPGKVVRTQALEVDPVRIDFHAIVKPAVLVHEIEGDMGVLEFYATSSDLLKGGPGRELQDFTVTESFQLKNTTEMPLYFNLETQPPFSVLKQQPRARNISSSQTCSSHSQYLVVQPKYIMQVKVTFHCSVSFLDYADRVDDEVPPWVSLIRSESGQRKLRFQQNLLIHYSNDSLQSVPLCAYLSLMTLRLSPEHIDFGACYVGQPQTKEVILHSDGASSWKSVIESDTGDSGVFEVLPDIGFLKYKKVLVPTYSQRLQISFTASEDREFKATVVIRSPLVKTPLILQLQGTGSLDEELKSEHSSLWH, translated from the exons ATGTTGAGACAGTCAGAAAACGCACTGGTCGACTCGCCACAGGACTCTCCAACACCAGCGTCAGGAACGTCCCTG GACCTGTCTCAAGCACTCGCCAGTATTTTCAAGCATCTTTATGCCAAGCAAAATGACAGAAAGATTTTGGCCAATCTCTCTGCCAAAAAGATGGAAGAAGGTGACTACCATCAAAAATTATCCGAAGAGCTTGAAAAG GTGCAAATGGAACACAACCAAACCATTGAAACGATAAACATGTTGGAGAGGCATATTAGTGATGCGAGTGAACAAGCTGCAGAAAGAGAGAATGAGGATTTAAAAAGAATGAAAGAGGCGATTGGAGAGAATTCCAAACATGAGGATCTTATTGCTG TCGAAGCAGCCTTTCCCTTGTTTGTCAACAACGATCTTCTTCATAATCACAACCTAATATCACCCAGGGACTACTTGCCTAAGCAGAAAACCCGGgtgaaaccaccaccaccaa TCAAGCATGATCCTGCAAAACCGACCATCAGTTTCCTTATGCTGATAAACAAAGCACCACCGGATGGATCTTCTCCTGTGCTTCCCAGTACTGACAAAAATATTCCCGATTTGGGCAAATCCAAAGGCTCTCCAGAGTCTTGCATAAGTGCTCCCAAGACAAGGAATCTG AATATCCGTAAACCGAGGCAGAAATGGAAGGAGGAGGCAAGCGAAAAGGATATAGAGAGACTTAAATATGTGACTCAAGGGCACTACTTTCTGCGAAATCCACGCTTCCTTCCGCCAAGCGCACAGCAGAGCGTCAAGCCCCTTCTCCTGACTAAAGCGAAAGAAGTGAAGATGGACGCTTCCACAGGGAAAGAGGCAGACAGGCCTAG TCTTTCTCCACTATTTGTCGCAAACCCTCAAGTGGTGGTCTTCACAAACTACAGTGTTGGGCGCATGTATGAG GTTACGCTGGAGTTAAAAAATGTGACGGCTTCTTCTCGTCATGTCAGAGTCATCGCTCCCACAACCCCTCATTTCTCCATTAGCCTTG ggaaATTTCCGGGCGACTGTGGTGTTGTTGCTCCAGGCATGTGTTGTAAATATATTGTTCGCTTCACACCAGACTCCCTCTCTTATTTCGAGGATTACATTGTGGTTGAGTCTCAAGCGGAGCAGGAGCTTGTTGTGCCCATCACTGCCCGACGTCCCCCTCCGGTGCTTTCCT TACCAAGAGTTTTGGACTGTGGCTGCTGTCTGATTGGTGGCGTAAAATTTGTTGAGTTCTACTGTGAAAATATCGGCCTGAGCCCTGGGACCTTCTGCATCATGCCAAAGAAGCAGTGGCCAGCCTCCAATCTCAGG TCAATGGCACACAGCTTCTTTTCTGAGCAGCCACCATTTGCAATCAGCCCGTCGCTTTTTGCCCTGGAGCCAAAAGAGGCTATCACTGTAGAG GTGGTTTTCTTTCCCTCTTCTGTGGAGAGGAGTAGCCAGACTTTCACTGTGGTTTGTGACAactgtgaagtgaaggacatcTGCATTCAAG GGGAGGGACAGTGCATTGCACTTGAGCTCTTGTCTGACAATGAGGAGAAAAACTCTTCTGTGAAGGAAGAAGTGCACGACCTCACAGCAGAGCACTTCATCCGTTTTGACCCATGTAACCCACATGCTGCGCAACACAAGAAGCTGGTTGTCAGAAACAATGT CCACTTGGAGCTGCCTTTCCACTGGCAGGTCATGAATCcaaaccttcctcctctgcctcctgagGAATTCCTGGAGCTCCACCATCTCCAGTTCCATCAGACCTCAGGAGATGTTTTCAGCATCAGCCCTGAAACTGGAATTCTAGCTCCATGTCAGGACCAAGAATTTGTCTTAACTTTCTTTCCTAAAGAG TTGAAGGATTACCACAGTGTTTGTCACCTAGTCCTGAGAGATGTGCCTGAGCTGCCCCAAGAACTGTCTGACAACAG TGGCCTCCAAACTGTCCGCACTGGATCCAAGGTCAATGATGTCATTGCCATGGAGATAGAAGTCAAGGGTTCCACAGAGCCCTTCCAGATCCTCCTAGAGCCCTATGCTGTTATTATCCCCGGTGAACACTACATTCTAACCACGTTTCGAAGACAATTCAGG ATGTGGAATAACAGTAAAACTCGGGTCGTCTTCAAGTGGGAGAGGATCAGTGACTGTCACATAATAGAAGTAGAGCCTCCTACTGGTAAAATAG AGGAGAACGAGTGTTTTGATTTTCTCTTGCTTGTGACTGGGGGGAAACCAGAGAAAGTCGCTACCAGTCTTGTCTGCAACGTAGAGCATCATCCAGATCCCATCAAGATGTACATAGAGGTGGCTTTTAAG GGTCCTACTGTGACCACAAATACTCCTACAGTGGACTTTGGGCTGCTGAAGCTTGGAGAGAAGTCCCAGACCACACTGCTCTTCACCAACACCACCCATCTGGAGGCCTCCTGGAGCCTGGAGGAGATCCAAAATAATCAGCCAGTCAAAGCAAAATCACAG ATATTGTTGGAACCAAGACGAGGCGTTCTGCCCCCCTTGGGTTCTTGCTACGTGAATGTCGTATTTACACCAGTTTCCTGCCAACACTTCAAGTCTGAATTGCAGCTCAGTGTAAAGAACGGGACAGGATG TAATCTCTTGCTGCAAGCTGATGTTCAATCTCCTCACATGTGTCTGCTGAACTGCGAGCTGGCCCTTTCTGGACTCTACGTCGGAGTACAATCCAAAGGAGCTGTGACACTTTATAACCAAACCCTGCTCCCATCTAAATTCTCATGGAAG GCGAAGCTTCAAGGTCGACAGGCATCGCTTTGTACTACCAGTTTTGAGCCATCCTCTGGAAGTCTGGGTCCCAATGCAAGACAGGAAATAACAGTGCACTTCACCACTCACACTGAT GTGGATCTGACTGACATAGCTGCTCTGTGTGATGTCGAGGGAGTAAATACTCCTCTTGTCCTCAGAATAATGGCGTCTAAAACTAAAACTCTCAGTATATCCTATTCCCTGCCCAG CGATGTTAATAACCCTTGCCCCTCTACACTAATGCTTGACTTTGGAGAAGATGTGGTTTTAAACCGTCCAGTCACCAGACAGTTAATGATGACCAATCACACGGCCATTTCAGCTGTGTTTGCTTTAGAAGCAGAGTATTTTATATGTAACACGTCAAAGCCGAACAACCACACGGAGAAGAG GTACAGCAAAAAGCCCCTTCACTCAGTTCAAGCCAAAAGAatagaagaaaaagaacaaaagg AGTTTGTTGACAATCTGCTGGCTAATGGAAAAGGTGCAGCATTTCTCATTCAACCGAAATCAGGAACACTGGGACCATTTGCCACTCAAACCGTGGAGGTTACTGCCTACAGTGAAATGTGGGGGGAGTACAGAGACAACCTCATTTGCAAA GCAGGGACTCTGGAGCCCACCGTCATTCCCATGCAGATGACTGTGAAAGGCTGCCCACTCTACTTCCAGATGACAGGCCCACGTCCAGATGACCAGAACCAGGGTCCAATATTACA GTTCGGCACACATTTATCGGGAGGAGACACCGTTTCTCGATCTCTTCGAATCAATAATCCCTCCATGTTTG ATATTCGGATGGACTGGGAGACGTATAACATAGAAGACGACAACAAACAGCTGGTGGATGTTTTGATCTCGTATGGTGAAACCTTTCCTCTCAAGGACGCTGACGGCAACGAGGTGATTGTTGCTTCAAGCGAAGGTCCTCCCAGAAATGCGGGCACAACCACTCATGCCCAGACTGTCTGTACTGATTCGTCGTGTTCCACTCCGAAAAGCTTGACA GATATGGTGGAGGAGTCGAAAGATGGAGATGATTCCAAAACACCTCTGTACACCTGTCCTGCAGGGAAACAGCTCTTCTCTATTCACATCCGACCGCATGTTGGAAAAGTATCTGATTACCCATACTGCATCACTCCGCAGCAAATA GTGATCAAGGCAAAAAGCAGCAGCACCATTTATGTGTCGTTCACGCCTCTAACTCTCCTGGGATCAGATGAGGCCAGATGTGTGGGCCGGGCTCACGGATACATGAGTCTAGATTTGCAG AGGGCGGTGTGTGTTCCAGGAAAGGTCGTAAGAACTCAGGCTCTAGAAGTTGATCCTGTCAGGATTGACTTCCATGCGATCGTCAAGCCTGCGGT GCTGGTGCATGAGATAGAAGGAGACATGGGTGTGCTGGAGTTCTATGCCACATCCAGTGATCTACTCAAGGGAGGTCCTGGGAGAGAA CTGCAGGATTTTACCGTTACGGAAtcatttcagttgaaaaacacCACTGAGATGCCTTTGTACTTTAATTTAGAGACCCAGCCTCCGTTTTCCGTCCTTAAGCAGCAGCCCAGAGCCCGAAATATCTCTTCTAGTCAAACATGTTCCAGCCACAGTCAGTATCTGGTGGTGCAGCCTAAATATATTATGCAG GTGAAGGTGACATTCCACTGCTCCGTTTCTTTTCTTGACTATGCAGACCGGGTGGATGATGAGGTTCCACCTTGGGTGTCTTTGATCCGCAGTGAAAGTGGACAGAGGAAACTGAGGTTCCAGCAAAATCTCCTCATCCACTACAGCAACGACAGCCTGCAG TCTGTTCCGCTGTGTGCTTATCTGAGTCTGATGACGCTGCGTCTCTCCCCCGAACACATTGACTTTGGTGCTTGTTATGTGGGACAGCCACAGACCAAAGAGGTTATTCTCCATAGCGACGGAGCTTCATCCTGGAAATCTGTCATAG AGTCGGACACGGGTGATTCCGGCGTGTTTGAAGTTCTACCAGACATCGGATTcttgaaatacaaaaaagtcCTTGTCCCTACCTACAGCCAGCGACTTCAGATCAGCTTCACTGCCAG TGAGGACAGAGAGTTCAAGGCCACGGTGGTGATCAGGTCTCCGCTGGTGAAAACCCCACTTATTCTGCAGCTGCAGGGAACTGGATCCTTGGATGAAGAGTTAAAATCAGAACATTCTAGTTTATGGCATTAG